A genomic window from Punica granatum isolate Tunisia-2019 chromosome 2, ASM765513v2, whole genome shotgun sequence includes:
- the LOC116195260 gene encoding protein NLP2-like isoform X1: protein MEDGPFNTNVSGLSDLTMDLDLMDELLLEGCWLETTDAFDLLKWGSPAPDTLNYSLDNLPSQEINERLVSYSSSFQQTIQEDESKRDLSENLNIGGVDETQAEGEGSEVGRRWWIAPSVSSGPYSVKQRLMQAIRYLNECTKDKDVLIQLWVPVKSGDRNVLTTTDQPYTLDSNSESLQNYRSVSEAYQFPADEDAKEYIGMPGRVFLGKLPEWTPDVRFFRTEEYPRVSYALQCDVRGSLALPVFERGSGTCLGVVEIVSTSQKINYEPELENVCRALEAVDLRSSPSFSSPSVKACNQFYQAALPQIREHLTSICKAYRLPLALTWASCIQQGKEGRRHSSENYNLCVSTVDFACFVADERYSGFHKACSEHHLLRGQGIVGRAFMTNRSCFAADVTAFSRKEYPLSHHARMFELQCAVATPLMITSRDSPDFVLEFFLPKDCKDEDEQNRVSTSLSSFVLRAFENSQIVSSARDENCKKEETKKVPSFVSREGSEEKGLWISNMMDAQQKGKGVGVSLDYHKKPKEEFKVTNEWEETQVEVHHNFESKPGSEAGDDNSIGVSDLVGGRKLVQTRRARTEKTISLQLLRQYFAGSLKDAAKSLGVCPTTLKRICRQHGITRWPSRKIKKVGHSLRKLQLVMDSVQGAEGTIPIGSFYKSFPELKCSTNEGLKQSNQPENLCESTGLKSSPSSSCSQSSSSTTSCSSGTKQELTGTNTRSCGDSVMLEDPTGILKRVRSDAELHVSTQEEPKLLKRSQSQKTLDENLSLKRLPPLLNSNGPNSRGGSIYRVKAMFGDEKIRFSLQPKWGFRDLQLEVAKRFGIDDVSGIDLKYLDDDHEWVLLTCDADLEECVDVYKMSQVRTIRIALHRVDQSNIRYSFGSI from the exons ATGGAAGATGGTCCATTCAATACTAACGTTTCGGGGCTCTCAGACTTGACCATGGATTTGGATTTGATGGATGAGCTGTTGTTGGAAGGGTGTTGGCTGGAAACAACTGATGCTTTTGACCTTCTAAAGTGGGGTTCTCCGGCTCCTGATACTCTAAATTACTCTTTGGATAATCTACCATCTCAGGAGATTAACGAACGTTTGGTAAGTTACAGCAGCTCATTCCAGCAGACCATCCAAGAGGACGAATCTAAGAGAGACCTCTCGGAGAACCTGAACATCGGAGGAGTTGATGAAACGCAAGCTGAAGGTGAGGGAAGCGAAGTGGGCCGGAGATGGTGGATTGCTCCGAGCGTGAGCTCTGGTCCTTACTCAGTCAAACAGAGATTGATGCAGGCAATTCGGTACTTGAATGAGTGCACGAAAGATAAAGATGTTCTGATTCAACTCTGGGTGCCTGTGAAGAGCGGGGATAGGAATGTCCTGACAACTACTGACCAACCCTACACGCTCGATTCGAACAGCGAAAGCCTTCAGAACTACCGGAGCGTGTCTGAAGCCTATCAGTTCCCGGCCGACGAGGATGCAAAGGAATATATTGGGATGCCCGGCCGTGTTTTCCTAGGCAAGTTGCCTGAATGGACTCCTGATGTACGGTTCTTCAGGACCGAGGAGTACCCCCGTGTCAGCTATGCCCTGCAATGCGATGTTCGCGGGTCCCTTGCGCTGCCAGTCTTCGAACGGGGCAGCGGAACCTGCCTGGGTGTGGTGGAGATTGTGTCAACCTCTCAGAAGATCAATTACGAACCCGAACTTGAGAACGTCTGCAGAGCTCTTGAG GCTGTTGATCTCAGAAGTTCTCCAAGCTTCAGCTCACCCAGTGTGAAG GCCTGCAATCAGTTTTATCAAGCTGCCTTGCCGCAAATACGGGAGCATTTGACCTCCATTTGCAAAGCTTACAGATTGCCTCTTGCTCTGACGTGGGCATCTTGCATCCAGCAAGGTAAAGAAGGGCGCCGACACTCGAGCGAGAACTACAATCTATGTGTCTCCACCGTTGATTTCGCTTGCTTCGTGGCCGATGAAAGGTACTCAGGCTTCCACAAGGCTTGTTCTGAGCATCACTTGTTGAGAGGCCAAGGGATTGTTGGGAGAGCCTTCATGACCAACAGGTCATGCTTCGCTGCGGACGTAACTGCCTTTAGCAGGAAAGAGTACCCTCTCTCTCACCATGCGAGAATGTTTGAGTTGCAATGTGCTGTTGCAACTCCTCTAATGATTACTTCTAGGGACTCGCCGGACTTTGTGTTGGAGTTCTTCTTGCCGAAAGATTGTAAAGATGAAGACGAACAGAATCGGGTGTCGACTTCGCTGTCAAGTTTTGTGCTGAGGGCATTTGAGAACTCACAGATTGTGTCCTCAGCAAGAGATGAGAATTGTAAGAAAGAAGAGACGAAGAAAGTCCCATCCTTTGTGTCAAGAGAAGGGTCTGAGGAGAAGGGGTTGTGGATCTCAAATATGATGGATGCCCAACAGAAGGGTAAAGGAGTCGGCGTCTCATTGGACTATCATAAGAAGCCCAAAGAAGAGTTTAAGGTGACGAATGAATGGGAAGAAACTCAGGTAGAAGTTCACCATAACTTTGAGTCTAAGCCTGGTAGTGAAGCTGGTGACGATAATTCCATTGGTGTGAGTGACCTGGTGGGTGGAAGAAAGCTGGTCCAAACGAGACGTGCGAGGACTGAGAAGACGATCAGCTTACAGCTTCTTCGCCAGTACTTTGCTGGGAGCCTTAAGGATGCAGCAAAAAGCCTTGGAG TGTGCCCTACAACTCTGAAACGGATCTGCAGACAACACGGGATCACCCGGTGGCCTTCCCGGAAGATCAAGAAAGTGGGGCACTCCTTGAGGAAACTCCAACTTGTGATGGACTCGGTTCAAGGAGCTGAGGGTACTATTCCGATCGGTTCGTTCTATAAAAGCTTCCCAGAACTCAAATGTTCTACAAATGAAGGCTTGAAGCAATCAAACCAGCCCGAGAATCTATGTGAGTCTACTGGGTTGAAATCATCTCCATCCTCTTCATGCAGTCAGAGCTCCAGCTCAACTACTTCTTGCTCGAGTGGAACAAAGCAGGAGTTAACTGGCACGAATACCCGAAGTTGTGGAGATTCTGTTATGTTGGAAGACCCGACTGGGATCCTGAAGAGAGTTCGGAGCGACGCAGAGCTACATGTTTCCACTCAAGAGGAACCGAAGCTCCTTAAAAGGTCGCAGAGCCAGAAGACACTGGACGAGAATCTGAGTCTCAAGAGGCTACCTCCTCTACTGAATTCCAATGGCCCAAATTCTCGAGGTGGGAGCATATATAGAGTAAAAGCCATGTTCGGAGACGAAAAAATCCGTTTCAGCTTGCAGCCCAAGTGGGGATTTCGAGATTTGCAGCTCGAGGTAGCAAAGAGATTTGGGATAGATGATGTTAGTGGGATCGATCTCAAATACTTGGATGATGATCACGAGTGGGTGCTACTGACATGCGATGCAGACCTCGAGGAGTGCGTGGACGTGTACAAAATGTCTCAGGTTCGGACAATTCGGATAGCTCTCCACCGTGTAGACCAATCAAACATCAGATATTCTTTCGGTAGCATCTAG
- the LOC116195262 gene encoding pentatricopeptide repeat-containing protein At2g17140, which translates to MDQTAKLAAALFKNTNNPALAWQLFKRILSSPISPSSPSHHRSILRSVPIISQILIDAKMFPELDSLHQLLLLQPLKGPNSPIVSLVTLLARSGLIHQAVSQFKSFRAQFPDDPPRVHTYNVLVEMCLRKNRVDCVMWLYKDMIFGGVDPETYTFNLLISALCDVGRVDDAQELFDKMPEKSCEPNEYTFAVLVRGYCRAGLAGKALIYLDEIKSRGFVPNRVVYNTLVASFCKYGHTDEAEKLVERMRDDGLSPDIVTFNSRISALCRAGKVLEASRIFRDMQIDVHLGLPRPNIVTYNLMLEGFCKEGMWDEVTTLVHAMKKKGDFMNLESYNIWLLGLIRKGKLLEARLVLEEMKKNSMEPSIYTYNIVIDGLCKNGMLFDAKRVMDTMRNNGVSPDTITYTTLVQGYSSKGKALQASTVLNDMTRNGCLPNIHTCNILLHSLMKEGKTSEAEKLLGKMNEKGYGLDTVTCNIVIDDLCFRGELDKAIEILNGMWSHGSAALGNLGNSYIALVDDTNNGKKCMPNLITYSTVISALCKADRLEEAKKKFAEMMNRDLLPDIAIYNTFIDSFCKKGKISSAFRVLKDMEKRGCNKSLQTYNSLILGLGKKNQIFEIYGLMDEMKERGIRPNVCTYNNFISCLCKVGRIEDASALLDEMLQKGVSPNIATFEILIKAVCEAGDLVVAQELFDIAHTTCGHKEPLYSLTFDELLAGEEIKEAEQLFKAALARNFDVEKFRYNELIEKLSKNEKLENASGILHMMIGKGYRFDPAAFMPVIDGLNREGNKHDADELAEMMMEMASDEKVANKSDMNKDKLSRGRRDDSGKGSWRTLVHRDDGSGIAARTLKRVEKGWGQGTISGMQQKTKESVDYWDGYG; encoded by the exons ATGGACCAGACGGCGAAGCTCGCCGCTGCACTGTTCAAGAACACCAACAACCCAGCCCTCGCATGGCAGCTCTTCAAGCGCATCCTCTCGTCTCCCATCTCTCCTTCTTCCCCTTCCCATCACCGCTCCATCCTCCGATCAGTGCCCATCATCTCCCAAATCCTAATCGATGCGAAGATGTTCCCCGAACTCGACTCCCTCCATCAACTTCTTCTTTTACAGCCACTCAAAGGCCCCAATTCCCCGATTGTTTCCCTCGTCACGCTTCTGGCCCGATCAGGTCTTATACACCAGGCCGTCTCACAATTCAAGTCTTTCCGGGCTCAGTTTCCTGATGACCCGCCACGAGTTCATACATACAACGTGCTCGTCGAAATGTGTCTCAGGAAGAACCGTGTGGACTGTGTCATGTGGCTGTATAAAGATATGATTTTTGGCGGTGTAGACCCGGAGACTTACACTTTTAATCTGTTGATCAGTGCGCTCTGTGATGTAGGTCGTGTAGATGATGCACAGGAACTGTTCGATAAAATGCCCGAGAAGAGTTGCGAACCAAATGAGTATACTTTcgcagttctggttcgtgGATATTGTCGAGCTGGGTTAGCAGGGAAGGCTTTGATATACTTGGATGAGATTAAGAGTCGGGGTTTCGTGCCGAATAGGGTTGTTTATAATACTTTGGTTGCTAGTTTTTGTAAGTACGGTCACACAGATGAAGCTGAGAAATTGGTTGAGAGAATGAGAGATGATGGTTTGTCCCCAGATATCGTTACTTTCAACTCCAGGATATCAGCTCTTTGTAGGGCAGGCAAAGTTCTTGAAGCTTCCAGGATTTTCAGGGACATGCAGATAGATGTACACTTGGGGCTGCCTCGGCCTAATATTGTAACTTATAATTTGATGCTTGAGGGATTCTGCAAGGAAGGGATGTGGGACGAAGTGACAACCCTCGTCCATGCGATGAAGAAGAAAGGTGATTTTATGAACTTGGAGAGTTATAACATATGGTTACTGGGATTAATTAGAAAAGGGAAGTTGTTGGAGGCTCGGTTAGTGCTTGAGGAGATGAAGAAAAATAGCATGGAGCCAAGTATTTATACGTATAACATTGTGATTGATGGTCTCTGTAAGAACGGTATGCTGTTTGATGCCAAAAGGGTGATGGATACAATGAGAAACAATGGTGTCTCTCCTGATACAATAACTTATACCACTTTAGTCCAAGGATATTCCAGTAAAGGGAAGGCACTGCAAGCCTCAACAGTGCTCAACGACATGACGAGGAATGGTTGTCTACCAAATATCCATACTTGCAACATCTTGCTGCACAGCCTCATGAAAGAGGGTAAGACATCCGAAGCTGAAAAGTTGCTCGGGAAAATGAATGAGAAAGGCTACGGTTTAGATACTGTGACCTGCAATATTGTGATTGATGATTTGTGTTTCAGAGGGGAACTGGACAAGGCAATTGAGATTCTGAATGGGATGTGGAGTCATGGAAGTGCTGCTCTTGGTAACTTGGGGAATTCATATATTGCCTTGGTTGATGACACTAACAACGGAAAGAAATGCATGCCCAATTTGATCACTTATTCCACTGTGATCAGTGCATTATGCAAGGCTGATCGGCTGGAAGAAGCTAAGAAGAAGTTTGCTGAGATGATGAATAGAGACTTGCTACCTGATATCGCTATATACAATACGTTTATAGATAGTTTCTGTAAGAAGGGAAAGATATCGTCTGCTTTTCGCGTACTTAAAGATATGGAGAAGAGGGGTTGCAACAAGAGCCTGCAAACTTACAATTCATTAATCCTGGGTCTGggaaaaaagaatcaaatatttgaaatatacGGACTGATGGATGAAATGAAGGAAAGAGGGATACGTCCTAATGTCTGCACttacaataattttatcaGTTGCTTATGTAAAGTGGGGAGAATCGAGGATGCAAGTGCTCTTTTAGACGAAATGCTCCAGAAGGGGGTCTCACCTAATATTGCCACCTTCGAAATACTGATCAAGGCTGTGTGCGAGGCTGGAGATTTAGTAGTGGCCCAAGAGTTGTTTGATATAGCTCACACTACATGTGGACACAAGGAACCTCTCTATAGCTTAACGTTCGATGAGTTACTTGCTGGAGAGGAAATCAAAGAAGCTGAACAGCTGTTCAAAGCTGCACTGGCAAGAAACTTTGATGTGGAAAAGTTCCGATACAATGAACTAATTGAAAAGCTATCTAAAAATGAGAAGTTAGAGAATGCTAGTGGCATTCTTCATATGATGATTGGTAAAGGATATCGATTTGATCCTGCAGCATTCATGCCAGTGATTGATGGATTGAATCGTGAGGGAAACAAGCATGATGCTGATGAACTTGCAGAAATGATGATGGAGATGGCATCTGATGAGAAGGTTGCTAATAAGAGTGATATGAACAAGGATAAATTATCTCGAGGAAGACGAGATGACTCTGGTAAAGGCAGCTGGCGGACCCTAGTCCACAG agatgatggaagtggGATAGCAGCAAGAACCCTCAAACGTGTAGAAAAAGGCTGGGGTCAAGGGACTATATCAGGCATGCAGCAAAAGACAAAAGAATCCGTCGACTATTGGGATGGCTACGGTTAA
- the LOC116195260 gene encoding protein NLP2-like isoform X2: protein MEDGPFNTNVSGLSDLTMDLDLMDELLLEGCWLETTDAFDLLNSSFQQTIQEDESKRDLSENLNIGGVDETQAEGEGSEVGRRWWIAPSVSSGPYSVKQRLMQAIRYLNECTKDKDVLIQLWVPVKSGDRNVLTTTDQPYTLDSNSESLQNYRSVSEAYQFPADEDAKEYIGMPGRVFLGKLPEWTPDVRFFRTEEYPRVSYALQCDVRGSLALPVFERGSGTCLGVVEIVSTSQKINYEPELENVCRALEAVDLRSSPSFSSPSVKACNQFYQAALPQIREHLTSICKAYRLPLALTWASCIQQGKEGRRHSSENYNLCVSTVDFACFVADERYSGFHKACSEHHLLRGQGIVGRAFMTNRSCFAADVTAFSRKEYPLSHHARMFELQCAVATPLMITSRDSPDFVLEFFLPKDCKDEDEQNRVSTSLSSFVLRAFENSQIVSSARDENCKKEETKKVPSFVSREGSEEKGLWISNMMDAQQKGKGVGVSLDYHKKPKEEFKVTNEWEETQVEVHHNFESKPGSEAGDDNSIGVSDLVGGRKLVQTRRARTEKTISLQLLRQYFAGSLKDAAKSLGVCPTTLKRICRQHGITRWPSRKIKKVGHSLRKLQLVMDSVQGAEGTIPIGSFYKSFPELKCSTNEGLKQSNQPENLCESTGLKSSPSSSCSQSSSSTTSCSSGTKQELTGTNTRSCGDSVMLEDPTGILKRVRSDAELHVSTQEEPKLLKRSQSQKTLDENLSLKRLPPLLNSNGPNSRGGSIYRVKAMFGDEKIRFSLQPKWGFRDLQLEVAKRFGIDDVSGIDLKYLDDDHEWVLLTCDADLEECVDVYKMSQVRTIRIALHRVDQSNIRYSFGSI from the exons ATGGAAGATGGTCCATTCAATACTAACGTTTCGGGGCTCTCAGACTTGACCATGGATTTGGATTTGATGGATGAGCTGTTGTTGGAAGGGTGTTGGCTGGAAACAACTGATGCTTTTGACCTTCTAAA CAGCTCATTCCAGCAGACCATCCAAGAGGACGAATCTAAGAGAGACCTCTCGGAGAACCTGAACATCGGAGGAGTTGATGAAACGCAAGCTGAAGGTGAGGGAAGCGAAGTGGGCCGGAGATGGTGGATTGCTCCGAGCGTGAGCTCTGGTCCTTACTCAGTCAAACAGAGATTGATGCAGGCAATTCGGTACTTGAATGAGTGCACGAAAGATAAAGATGTTCTGATTCAACTCTGGGTGCCTGTGAAGAGCGGGGATAGGAATGTCCTGACAACTACTGACCAACCCTACACGCTCGATTCGAACAGCGAAAGCCTTCAGAACTACCGGAGCGTGTCTGAAGCCTATCAGTTCCCGGCCGACGAGGATGCAAAGGAATATATTGGGATGCCCGGCCGTGTTTTCCTAGGCAAGTTGCCTGAATGGACTCCTGATGTACGGTTCTTCAGGACCGAGGAGTACCCCCGTGTCAGCTATGCCCTGCAATGCGATGTTCGCGGGTCCCTTGCGCTGCCAGTCTTCGAACGGGGCAGCGGAACCTGCCTGGGTGTGGTGGAGATTGTGTCAACCTCTCAGAAGATCAATTACGAACCCGAACTTGAGAACGTCTGCAGAGCTCTTGAG GCTGTTGATCTCAGAAGTTCTCCAAGCTTCAGCTCACCCAGTGTGAAG GCCTGCAATCAGTTTTATCAAGCTGCCTTGCCGCAAATACGGGAGCATTTGACCTCCATTTGCAAAGCTTACAGATTGCCTCTTGCTCTGACGTGGGCATCTTGCATCCAGCAAGGTAAAGAAGGGCGCCGACACTCGAGCGAGAACTACAATCTATGTGTCTCCACCGTTGATTTCGCTTGCTTCGTGGCCGATGAAAGGTACTCAGGCTTCCACAAGGCTTGTTCTGAGCATCACTTGTTGAGAGGCCAAGGGATTGTTGGGAGAGCCTTCATGACCAACAGGTCATGCTTCGCTGCGGACGTAACTGCCTTTAGCAGGAAAGAGTACCCTCTCTCTCACCATGCGAGAATGTTTGAGTTGCAATGTGCTGTTGCAACTCCTCTAATGATTACTTCTAGGGACTCGCCGGACTTTGTGTTGGAGTTCTTCTTGCCGAAAGATTGTAAAGATGAAGACGAACAGAATCGGGTGTCGACTTCGCTGTCAAGTTTTGTGCTGAGGGCATTTGAGAACTCACAGATTGTGTCCTCAGCAAGAGATGAGAATTGTAAGAAAGAAGAGACGAAGAAAGTCCCATCCTTTGTGTCAAGAGAAGGGTCTGAGGAGAAGGGGTTGTGGATCTCAAATATGATGGATGCCCAACAGAAGGGTAAAGGAGTCGGCGTCTCATTGGACTATCATAAGAAGCCCAAAGAAGAGTTTAAGGTGACGAATGAATGGGAAGAAACTCAGGTAGAAGTTCACCATAACTTTGAGTCTAAGCCTGGTAGTGAAGCTGGTGACGATAATTCCATTGGTGTGAGTGACCTGGTGGGTGGAAGAAAGCTGGTCCAAACGAGACGTGCGAGGACTGAGAAGACGATCAGCTTACAGCTTCTTCGCCAGTACTTTGCTGGGAGCCTTAAGGATGCAGCAAAAAGCCTTGGAG TGTGCCCTACAACTCTGAAACGGATCTGCAGACAACACGGGATCACCCGGTGGCCTTCCCGGAAGATCAAGAAAGTGGGGCACTCCTTGAGGAAACTCCAACTTGTGATGGACTCGGTTCAAGGAGCTGAGGGTACTATTCCGATCGGTTCGTTCTATAAAAGCTTCCCAGAACTCAAATGTTCTACAAATGAAGGCTTGAAGCAATCAAACCAGCCCGAGAATCTATGTGAGTCTACTGGGTTGAAATCATCTCCATCCTCTTCATGCAGTCAGAGCTCCAGCTCAACTACTTCTTGCTCGAGTGGAACAAAGCAGGAGTTAACTGGCACGAATACCCGAAGTTGTGGAGATTCTGTTATGTTGGAAGACCCGACTGGGATCCTGAAGAGAGTTCGGAGCGACGCAGAGCTACATGTTTCCACTCAAGAGGAACCGAAGCTCCTTAAAAGGTCGCAGAGCCAGAAGACACTGGACGAGAATCTGAGTCTCAAGAGGCTACCTCCTCTACTGAATTCCAATGGCCCAAATTCTCGAGGTGGGAGCATATATAGAGTAAAAGCCATGTTCGGAGACGAAAAAATCCGTTTCAGCTTGCAGCCCAAGTGGGGATTTCGAGATTTGCAGCTCGAGGTAGCAAAGAGATTTGGGATAGATGATGTTAGTGGGATCGATCTCAAATACTTGGATGATGATCACGAGTGGGTGCTACTGACATGCGATGCAGACCTCGAGGAGTGCGTGGACGTGTACAAAATGTCTCAGGTTCGGACAATTCGGATAGCTCTCCACCGTGTAGACCAATCAAACATCAGATATTCTTTCGGTAGCATCTAG